The Euphorbia lathyris chromosome 2, ddEupLath1.1, whole genome shotgun sequence genome includes a window with the following:
- the LOC136220808 gene encoding (+)-neomenthol dehydrogenase-like isoform X2 → MAQETSTVTTETRYAVVTGGNKGIGFEICRQLASNEITVVLTARDENKGLEAVQKLKDSGFSDHLLFFHQLDVLDPKSIAALADFIKTQFGKLDILPDQKQFNWHEIATQNLESAKKCLKTNYYGAKGMVEALAPHLQLSDSARIVNVSSTAGLLQNIPNQWAKGLLSDGTNLTEERVDEVVNQFLKDFKDGLLETKGWPIHMSAYIIGKAAMNAYTRILAKKYPNFLVNCVCPGFCKTDITTNLGILTAAQGAENVVRLALLSKDESTSGCYFIKEQMVDF, encoded by the exons ATGGCACAAGAAACTTCAACTGTTACTACAGAAACAAG gTATGCAGTAGTGACCGGAGGAAACAAGGGAATAGGTTTTGAAATATGTCGGCAGTTAGCTTCGAATGAGATAACGGTGGTTTTAACAGCCAGAGATGAGAATAAGGGACTTGAAGCTGTCCAAAAGCTTAAAGACTCTGGTTTTTCCGATCATCTTTTGTTTTTCCATCAGCTAGATGTCTTGGATCCTAAAAGTATTGCTGCTCTAGCAGATTTCATCAAAACACAGTTTGGAAAACTTGATATTTTG CCAGATCAAAAGCAATTTAATTGGCACGAAATTGCAACTCAGAATTTGGAGTCAGCAaaaaagtgtttgaaaacaaaTTATTATGGTGCAAAAGGAATGGTTGAAGCACTTGCTCCTCATTTGCAATTGTCTGATTCAGCACGAATTGTAAATGTTTCTTCTACTGCGGGATTATTACAG AATATACCGAACCAATGGGCAAAAGGATTATTGAGTGATGGTACTAACTTAACTGAAGAAAGAGTGGATGAAGTTGTAAATCAATTTCTTAAAGATTTTAAGGATGGTTTGCTTGAGACCAAAGGATGGCCAATTCATATGTCAGCCTATATTATTGGAAAAGCTGCAATGAATGCCTACACAAGAATTTTAGCAAAGAAGTACCCAAATTTCCTTGTCAACTGTGTTTGCCCTGGATTTTGCAAGACTGATATTACCACCAATCTTGGCATCTTAACTGCGGCTCAAGGAGCAGAAAATGTTGTGAGATTAGCACTGTTATCAAAAGATGAATCAACTTCAGGATGTTACTTTATAAAAGAACAAATGGTTGATTTCTGA
- the LOC136220808 gene encoding (+)-neomenthol dehydrogenase-like isoform X1: MAQETSTVTTETRYAVVTGGNKGIGFEICRQLASNEITVVLTARDENKGLEAVQKLKDSGFSDHLLFFHQLDVLDPKSIAALADFIKTQFGKLDILVNNAGIGGIEFDHDNFKKAVELCGGWPDQKQFNWHEIATQNLESAKKCLKTNYYGAKGMVEALAPHLQLSDSARIVNVSSTAGLLQNIPNQWAKGLLSDGTNLTEERVDEVVNQFLKDFKDGLLETKGWPIHMSAYIIGKAAMNAYTRILAKKYPNFLVNCVCPGFCKTDITTNLGILTAAQGAENVVRLALLSKDESTSGCYFIKEQMVDF, encoded by the exons ATGGCACAAGAAACTTCAACTGTTACTACAGAAACAAG gTATGCAGTAGTGACCGGAGGAAACAAGGGAATAGGTTTTGAAATATGTCGGCAGTTAGCTTCGAATGAGATAACGGTGGTTTTAACAGCCAGAGATGAGAATAAGGGACTTGAAGCTGTCCAAAAGCTTAAAGACTCTGGTTTTTCCGATCATCTTTTGTTTTTCCATCAGCTAGATGTCTTGGATCCTAAAAGTATTGCTGCTCTAGCAGATTTCATCAAAACACAGTTTGGAAAACTTGATATTTTG GTAAACAACGCTGGCATTGGTGGAATTGAGTTCGACCATGACAATTTTAAAAAAGCTGTAGAGCTTTGTGGTGGTTgg CCAGATCAAAAGCAATTTAATTGGCACGAAATTGCAACTCAGAATTTGGAGTCAGCAaaaaagtgtttgaaaacaaaTTATTATGGTGCAAAAGGAATGGTTGAAGCACTTGCTCCTCATTTGCAATTGTCTGATTCAGCACGAATTGTAAATGTTTCTTCTACTGCGGGATTATTACAG AATATACCGAACCAATGGGCAAAAGGATTATTGAGTGATGGTACTAACTTAACTGAAGAAAGAGTGGATGAAGTTGTAAATCAATTTCTTAAAGATTTTAAGGATGGTTTGCTTGAGACCAAAGGATGGCCAATTCATATGTCAGCCTATATTATTGGAAAAGCTGCAATGAATGCCTACACAAGAATTTTAGCAAAGAAGTACCCAAATTTCCTTGTCAACTGTGTTTGCCCTGGATTTTGCAAGACTGATATTACCACCAATCTTGGCATCTTAACTGCGGCTCAAGGAGCAGAAAATGTTGTGAGATTAGCACTGTTATCAAAAGATGAATCAACTTCAGGATGTTACTTTATAAAAGAACAAATGGTTGATTTCTGA